Proteins from a genomic interval of Salinivibrio kushneri:
- a CDS encoding succinylglutamate desuccinylase: MLTARPGAFIDAALTAPHAFTPDSWRVGSLTFNHSAPGIISIQPDVAKVSRCVVLSSGIHGDETAPIELIDRLLADILSEQFIPNVPLLLIIGHAEAIKAHTRFIENNLNRLFGGWNEEKNEEHYLANQLQTAVSDFFAAQPDDMTRWHLDLHSAIRESYHYMFGVIPTTPTARDVRPMAALLNDAKMDATVLSQSPSPTFSWYSANHHGALAATLEMGRVAPLFENDMREYEPLDRTLRGLLKAATLPTELAPMRFYRVTRTLTKHTDQFALTFPSSAKNFTPFEQGALLATDQGQEIYAEHEGEVVIFPNANVHVGHRAGLLATPFEPTVNQPIYVHAPQKASA, from the coding sequence ATGCTGACAGCACGCCCAGGTGCCTTTATTGATGCCGCACTCACCGCCCCCCATGCCTTTACGCCAGACTCATGGCGAGTGGGCTCGCTTACCTTCAATCACAGTGCCCCCGGTATTATTTCGATACAGCCCGATGTCGCCAAGGTTTCACGTTGCGTCGTATTGTCATCAGGTATTCATGGTGACGAAACCGCGCCCATCGAGCTTATTGACCGGCTACTCGCCGATATCTTGTCAGAGCAATTTATCCCCAATGTGCCGCTATTACTGATTATTGGTCATGCCGAAGCGATTAAAGCGCACACTCGCTTTATTGAAAATAACCTTAATCGTCTATTTGGTGGCTGGAATGAAGAAAAGAATGAAGAGCACTATCTTGCTAACCAATTGCAAACAGCCGTGAGCGACTTCTTTGCCGCCCAGCCAGACGATATGACTCGTTGGCACCTCGACTTACACAGTGCGATTCGTGAGTCCTATCATTATATGTTTGGTGTGATCCCCACCACGCCGACCGCGAGAGATGTACGTCCAATGGCCGCATTACTCAATGACGCCAAAATGGATGCCACTGTCCTTTCCCAATCGCCATCACCCACCTTTAGTTGGTATAGCGCCAACCACCACGGTGCGCTGGCTGCCACCTTAGAAATGGGCCGGGTCGCGCCATTGTTTGAAAATGATATGCGTGAGTACGAGCCGCTTGATCGCACCTTACGAGGCTTACTCAAAGCCGCCACATTACCGACTGAATTAGCGCCGATGCGCTTTTACCGTGTGACGCGAACCTTGACCAAGCACACCGATCAGTTCGCGCTCACTTTTCCCTCGTCGGCTAAAAACTTTACACCGTTCGAGCAGGGGGCATTATTGGCCACCGACCAGGGACAAGAAATCTATGCCGAGCATGAGGGAGAAGTGGTGATCTTTCCCAATGCCAATGTCCACGTTGGTCATCGGGCTGGGTTACTCGCCACCCCCTTTGAGCCCACTGTCAATCAACCGATCTATGTGCACGCACCACAAAAAGCCTCGGCGTAG
- the pheS gene encoding phenylalanine--tRNA ligase subunit alpha, giving the protein MQQLEEILANATSAVADAASVAALDEVRVKFLGKKGELTAQLQALGKLPPEERREAGQTINQAKQTVQQAIAERKNALERAELEAKLAAETIDVSLPGRRIENGGIHPVTRTIERIEQFFGELGFSVASGPEIEDGFHNFDALNIAPDHPARTDHDTFFFNPDLMLRTHTSGVQIRTMEAGKPPFRIIAPGRVYRNDYDQTHTPMFHQVEGLLVDKDITFADLKGILNDFLRNFFEEDLEVRFRPSYFPFTEPSAEVDVRRKGGKWLEILGCGMVHPNVLRAVNIDPEEYQGFAFGIGVERLTMLRYGVNDLRAFFENDLRFLKQFK; this is encoded by the coding sequence ATGCAACAATTAGAAGAAATTCTTGCGAATGCAACCAGTGCGGTGGCCGATGCCGCCTCTGTGGCTGCATTGGATGAAGTCCGGGTTAAATTCCTAGGAAAGAAAGGCGAGCTAACCGCACAATTACAGGCGTTGGGCAAACTGCCACCGGAAGAGCGCCGCGAAGCGGGTCAAACGATTAACCAAGCCAAGCAAACCGTACAACAAGCGATTGCTGAGCGTAAAAACGCACTTGAGCGCGCCGAGTTGGAAGCGAAGCTTGCCGCAGAAACCATTGACGTAAGCTTGCCGGGCCGTCGTATTGAAAACGGTGGTATTCACCCCGTGACGCGTACCATTGAACGTATTGAGCAATTTTTCGGTGAGTTGGGTTTCTCTGTTGCGTCCGGGCCAGAGATTGAAGATGGTTTTCATAACTTTGATGCGCTGAATATCGCCCCTGATCATCCTGCGCGTACCGACCACGATACTTTCTTCTTTAACCCTGATTTGATGTTGCGTACGCACACCTCTGGCGTGCAGATCCGTACCATGGAAGCGGGTAAACCTCCATTCCGTATTATTGCCCCCGGTCGCGTTTATCGTAATGACTACGACCAAACGCATACCCCGATGTTCCACCAAGTGGAAGGGTTATTGGTCGATAAAGACATCACCTTTGCTGATCTCAAAGGGATCCTCAATGACTTCTTACGCAACTTTTTCGAGGAAGATCTAGAAGTGCGTTTCCGTCCCTCTTACTTCCCATTCACTGAGCCTTCTGCCGAAGTTGATGTGCGCCGCAAAGGCGGAAAATGGCTGGAGATCTTAGGCTGCGGCATGGTTCACCCGAATGTACTACGTGCGGTGAATATCGATCCAGAGGAATATCAAGGCTTTGCCTTTGGTATTGGCGTAGAGCGCCTGACTATGTTGCGTTATGGCGTGAATGATCTCCGTGCGTTCTTTGAGAACGATCTGCGCTTTTTGAAACAATTTAAGTAA
- a CDS encoding lipoate--protein ligase → MQDTSRPLRVFVSTSTHPWFNLAVEDTIFRTMSAQQNVLFLWRNDNTVVIGRGQNPWRECNTRKMEQDAVVLARRQSGGGAVFHDLGNTNFTFMAGKPGYDKSVSTQIVLDALKTLGISASASGRNDLTMDTPEGPRKVSGSAYKEAKDRGFHHGTLLINANLSRLGDYLNPDPKKLQAKGISSVRARVANIADFVPDIDHQRVCDAIKTAFFRHYGHTTEVEYISPNAKPDVEGFDAIYEKQCSWAWNFGNSPQFMHTFDVRFEWGGVELHLDVKNGEIIDCQLFTDSLTPGPLETLANQLIGQAYHPEKLYQFVMSWADADQSHQVMYEDIALWLRQAIA, encoded by the coding sequence ATGCAAGACACCAGTCGCCCTTTACGTGTGTTTGTTTCGACGTCCACTCACCCTTGGTTCAATCTGGCCGTGGAAGACACCATATTTCGTACCATGTCGGCACAGCAGAACGTCCTGTTCCTCTGGCGTAATGACAATACGGTGGTCATTGGACGCGGCCAAAACCCATGGCGCGAGTGTAATACGCGCAAAATGGAGCAAGATGCTGTGGTGTTGGCGAGACGCCAAAGCGGTGGAGGCGCGGTATTTCATGACTTGGGCAACACCAATTTTACCTTTATGGCAGGTAAGCCGGGCTATGATAAGTCAGTGTCCACCCAAATCGTCCTTGATGCGCTGAAAACGCTCGGGATCAGTGCCTCAGCCAGTGGCCGAAATGATCTCACCATGGACACGCCCGAAGGCCCAAGAAAAGTATCGGGCTCTGCCTACAAAGAGGCCAAAGATCGCGGCTTTCACCACGGTACGCTCTTGATTAATGCCAACTTGTCGCGACTGGGTGACTACCTCAACCCTGATCCTAAAAAACTACAAGCTAAGGGGATTTCATCTGTGCGTGCGCGCGTGGCCAATATCGCTGACTTTGTCCCAGACATTGATCACCAACGCGTGTGTGACGCAATTAAAACCGCCTTTTTCCGCCATTACGGCCATACCACTGAGGTTGAGTATATTTCCCCCAACGCCAAGCCCGATGTCGAAGGGTTTGACGCTATTTATGAAAAACAGTGCAGTTGGGCATGGAATTTCGGTAACAGCCCGCAGTTCATGCATACCTTTGATGTGCGTTTTGAATGGGGAGGGGTTGAGCTGCATTTGGATGTGAAAAATGGAGAAATCATCGATTGCCAGTTATTCACTGACAGTTTAACGCCAGGACCGCTAGAAACCCTGGCCAATCAATTGATCGGACAAGCCTACCATCCAGAAAAACTTTACCAGTTTGTGATGAGCTGGGCTGATGCCGATCAAAGTCACCAAGTTATGTACGAAGATATAGCCCTGTGGTTACGTCAAGCCATCGCCTGA
- the pheT gene encoding phenylalanine--tRNA ligase subunit beta — MKFSESWLREWVNPANDTDALAHQITMAGLEVDEIAPVAGDFSGVVVGEVVECGQHPDADKLRVTKINVGDDELLDIVCGAPNCRQGLKVAVAMVGAVLPGDFKIKKAKLRGQPSFGMLCSFTELGIDVESDGIIELPADAPIGTDIREYLALNDVTIDVDLTPNRADCLSLRGLAREVGVLNRADVTEPTITPVAASIEDKVSVRIDAPKACPRYLGRVVKNVDLNAQTPLWMQEKLRRSGIRAIDPVVDVTNYVMLEQGQPMHAFDLSKLEGGIVVRMAEEGETLTLLDGNEATLNAQTLVIADEKKALAMAGIFGGQYSGVTTDTQDILLESAFFAPDVIRGRARSYGLHTDSSHRFERGVDPALQAAAMERATELLLAICGGEAGEIVTAESAETLPTRDTVTLRREKLDGLLGHSIDNSDVQAILSRLGCAVTETEKGWQATAPSWRFDIAIEQDLIEEVGRIYGYDNIPTRAPTAALAMREYKEAAMPLKRVRDLLVDRGFHEAITYSFVEPKQQALIVPDVEPLILPSPISADMSAMRLSLLPGLLNTVAYNQKRQQPRVRLFEFGLRFTPEGDTGGTVRQSSIRQESMLAGVIAGPGNEEHWDLASATVDFFDLKGDLEAVLELTGKLKDFRFVSASHPAMHPGQTAAIEFDGKVVGHIGTLHPELEREFGLNGRTVVFELEWQAIDERFIPEAAGLSKFPANRRDIAVIADQSLASGDVVDACLQSGNPLLKDAQLFDLYTGKGVEEGKKSLAIALTLQSDARTLEEADINDAVSGVVSHLSEKLGVTLRD, encoded by the coding sequence ATGAAATTCAGTGAATCTTGGTTGAGAGAGTGGGTAAATCCAGCAAACGACACCGACGCGCTGGCCCATCAGATCACCATGGCCGGCCTTGAAGTCGATGAAATTGCACCCGTTGCTGGCGACTTTAGCGGTGTCGTTGTGGGTGAAGTCGTTGAGTGTGGCCAACACCCAGATGCAGACAAACTGCGTGTGACCAAAATCAATGTCGGCGACGATGAATTGCTTGATATCGTTTGTGGGGCACCTAACTGTCGTCAAGGCTTGAAAGTCGCGGTCGCGATGGTGGGCGCCGTATTACCCGGTGACTTCAAAATCAAAAAAGCGAAGCTGCGTGGTCAACCGTCCTTCGGTATGCTGTGCTCATTTACCGAGCTGGGTATTGATGTGGAATCAGACGGCATTATCGAGCTGCCTGCCGACGCGCCAATTGGAACCGACATTCGTGAGTACCTCGCACTAAACGACGTCACCATCGATGTCGACTTAACCCCGAACCGTGCTGATTGCTTGAGCCTGCGTGGTTTGGCGCGTGAAGTCGGCGTATTGAACCGCGCCGATGTCACCGAGCCAACCATCACTCCGGTCGCTGCCAGCATTGAAGATAAGGTATCCGTGCGTATTGATGCGCCAAAAGCGTGCCCACGTTATTTAGGGCGTGTGGTAAAAAATGTGGATCTTAATGCCCAGACCCCGCTGTGGATGCAAGAGAAATTGCGCCGCAGTGGCATTCGCGCTATCGACCCTGTGGTGGATGTCACTAACTATGTGATGCTTGAGCAAGGTCAGCCGATGCATGCCTTTGATCTTAGCAAGCTTGAGGGTGGCATTGTGGTGCGTATGGCAGAAGAGGGTGAAACCCTCACACTGCTGGATGGCAACGAAGCAACCCTTAACGCTCAGACATTGGTGATCGCGGATGAGAAAAAAGCCTTGGCGATGGCCGGAATTTTTGGCGGGCAATACTCTGGCGTCACCACCGACACGCAAGATATCTTACTCGAATCGGCGTTTTTTGCCCCTGATGTGATCCGCGGCCGTGCACGTAGCTATGGGCTACATACAGATTCCTCTCACCGTTTTGAGCGTGGCGTCGACCCAGCTTTACAAGCAGCGGCGATGGAGCGGGCGACTGAACTGCTATTAGCGATTTGTGGTGGTGAAGCGGGAGAGATTGTTACCGCTGAGTCGGCAGAAACACTGCCAACTCGTGACACTGTCACCCTCCGTCGTGAGAAGTTAGATGGTCTATTGGGTCATTCTATCGATAACAGTGATGTACAAGCTATTTTGTCCCGTCTAGGGTGTGCGGTAACAGAAACGGAGAAGGGCTGGCAAGCAACGGCACCTAGCTGGCGTTTTGATATTGCCATTGAGCAGGATTTGATTGAGGAAGTCGGGCGTATTTATGGTTACGACAACATTCCAACCCGTGCGCCTACAGCGGCACTGGCTATGCGCGAATACAAAGAGGCAGCGATGCCACTGAAACGTGTCCGCGATTTATTGGTTGACCGTGGCTTCCACGAGGCGATTACCTACAGCTTTGTTGAACCTAAACAGCAAGCGCTGATTGTTCCCGATGTTGAGCCACTGATCCTGCCAAGCCCAATCTCTGCGGACATGTCAGCCATGCGGCTGAGCTTGCTTCCTGGGCTTTTAAACACGGTGGCCTATAACCAAAAACGTCAGCAGCCTCGTGTGCGCTTGTTTGAATTCGGCTTACGCTTTACCCCGGAAGGTGACACCGGTGGGACCGTTCGTCAATCGAGCATTCGCCAAGAGAGCATGCTTGCGGGTGTGATTGCAGGCCCTGGCAATGAAGAGCATTGGGATCTGGCAAGCGCAACCGTCGACTTTTTTGATTTGAAAGGCGACCTAGAAGCGGTACTGGAACTCACCGGTAAGTTGAAAGACTTCCGTTTCGTGTCAGCATCCCATCCTGCCATGCACCCAGGTCAAACTGCCGCGATCGAGTTTGACGGCAAAGTAGTGGGTCATATTGGTACCTTGCACCCTGAGCTTGAGCGTGAGTTTGGCTTAAATGGCCGAACGGTGGTGTTTGAGCTGGAGTGGCAAGCCATTGACGAACGCTTTATTCCCGAAGCGGCAGGGCTGTCGAAATTCCCTGCCAACCGCCGTGATATTGCGGTGATTGCCGATCAATCGCTTGCGTCGGGCGATGTGGTAGACGCGTGTTTGCAAAGCGGCAACCCATTGCTTAAGGACGCACAGCTTTTCGACCTTTACACTGGCAAAGGTGTGGAAGAGGGCAAGAAGAGCTTGGCAATCGCACTGACCTTGCAATCTGATGCGCGCACGCTTGAGGAAGCCGATATCAATGATGCCGTGTCTGGTGTTGTTAGCCATTTATCAGAGAAATTAGGCGTTACCTTGCGTGATTAA
- the ihfA gene encoding integration host factor subunit alpha — protein sequence MALTKADLAENLFENIGISKRDAKETVEVFFEEVRKALESGEQVKLSGFGNFDLRDKNERPGRNPKTGEDIPITARRVVTFRPGQKLKARVENADVEQ from the coding sequence ATGGCGCTCACTAAGGCCGATTTGGCTGAGAACCTGTTTGAAAATATCGGGATTAGCAAACGGGACGCCAAGGAGACAGTCGAGGTGTTTTTCGAAGAAGTTCGGAAAGCGCTCGAAAGTGGCGAACAGGTCAAGTTATCAGGGTTTGGTAACTTCGACTTGCGAGACAAGAATGAACGTCCCGGTCGAAATCCCAAAACAGGGGAAGATATTCCGATCACTGCGCGCCGCGTCGTGACATTTCGACCTGGCCAGAAACTCAAAGCGCGAGTTGAAAACGCAGACGTTGAACAATAA
- the btuC gene encoding vitamin B12 ABC transporter permease BtuC → MRVSELTARQQSRWRRALLTFSALLLLVCGLALSVGEIWINPFAPGSTLEQQLLLQLRLPRVLVSVMIGASLAMAGASLQVLLGNPLAEPGVLGISGGASIAVVLLLLLAPAWASSGSMAVAAMLGASLFTFILVILARRALATARILLVGVALSILAGAGVTLAFYFSTDFNLRQLMVWLMGSLSGMRLEHVGILTMTLPCIALLWRYGHKLDQLMLGESQAQQLGLDTHQLRWQLIALISVLVGVSVAVAGVIGFIGLIVPHYLRLWLGSRNRTLLPMSALAGALLLVSADTVGRLILPSAELPVGVVTSVLGAPLFIWMLVRAG, encoded by the coding sequence ATGCGAGTGTCAGAACTTACCGCCCGCCAACAGAGCCGTTGGCGGCGCGCGTTACTTACTTTCTCGGCTTTGCTTTTGTTGGTGTGTGGGCTTGCACTGAGTGTGGGCGAAATATGGATCAATCCTTTTGCGCCCGGCTCAACATTAGAGCAGCAGTTACTCCTACAACTTCGCCTCCCTCGTGTGCTAGTCAGTGTGATGATAGGCGCCTCACTGGCGATGGCTGGGGCAAGTTTACAAGTGCTATTGGGTAACCCACTGGCGGAGCCAGGTGTCTTAGGCATTTCCGGCGGCGCAAGCATCGCCGTGGTCTTACTGTTGTTGCTCGCCCCGGCTTGGGCGTCGAGTGGCAGTATGGCCGTCGCTGCCATGTTGGGCGCGAGCTTGTTTACCTTCATATTAGTGATATTAGCCCGTCGCGCTCTAGCGACGGCTCGCATTTTATTGGTCGGTGTTGCGCTTAGCATTTTAGCGGGGGCAGGCGTCACCTTGGCGTTTTACTTCAGCACTGACTTTAATTTGCGCCAATTAATGGTTTGGTTAATGGGATCGCTGTCCGGCATGCGATTGGAGCATGTGGGTATACTGACAATGACCTTACCTTGTATTGCACTATTGTGGCGATACGGGCATAAGCTTGACCAGCTTATGCTCGGCGAGTCTCAGGCGCAGCAATTAGGGCTAGACACACATCAACTACGTTGGCAATTGATCGCCTTAATCAGCGTTTTAGTCGGGGTGTCTGTGGCTGTGGCGGGTGTTATTGGCTTTATTGGCCTCATTGTTCCGCACTACTTACGCCTTTGGCTCGGCAGCCGTAACCGTACCTTGTTACCCATGTCTGCGTTGGCAGGGGCGCTATTATTGGTCAGCGCCGATACCGTTGGCCGACTTATTCTTCCCTCAGCGGAACTGCCGGTGGGGGTAGTGACCAGTGTGCTTGGTGCGCCATTATTTATTTGGATGTTGGTGAGGGCGGGATGA